One Lycium ferocissimum isolate CSIRO_LF1 unplaced genomic scaffold, AGI_CSIRO_Lferr_CH_V1 ctg16015, whole genome shotgun sequence genomic window carries:
- the LOC132042538 gene encoding probable phospholipid hydroperoxide glutathione peroxidase yields the protein MASFTSSSVFSPICPFFSQPKLNLSFKTTCSSSKSSFFQYGFSLPTTKLSGSSLKSKLMGTIYARAATEKTIYDFSVKDIDGKDVSLSTFKGKVLLIVNVASRCGLTTSNYTELSHVYDKYKNQGLEILAFPCNQFGAQEPGSNPEIKQFACTRFKAEFPIFDKVDVNGPNTAPVYQFLKSSAGGFLGDLVKWNFEKFLVDKNGKVVERYPPTTSPFQIERDIQKLLAA from the exons ACCAATATGCCCCTTTTTTTCTCAACCCAAACTGAACCTTAGTTTCAAAACCACTTGTAGCTCTTCCAAATCTTCATTTTTCCAATATGGTTTCTCTTTACCAACTACCAAATTATCAGGTTCTTCATTGAAATCTAAGCTTATGGGCACCATCTATGCTAGAGCTGCTACTGAAAAGACTATTTATGATTTCAGTGTTAAG GATATTGATGGGAAAGATGTTTCACTTAGCACATTTAAAGGAAAAGTTCTTCTAATTGTCAATGTTGCTTCCAGATG TGGCTTGACGACATCAAATTACACTGAGCTCTCTCATGTGTATGACAAGTATAAAAATCAAG GGCTTGAGATTCTTGCTTTTCCATGTAATCAGTTTGGGGCTCAAGAGCCAGGATCAAATCCAGAGATTAAACAGTTTGCTTGCACACGGTTTAAAGCTGAATTCCCAATTTTTGACAAG GTTGACGTGAATGGCCCAAACACGGCACCAGTTTATCAGTTCCTAAAATCTAGTGCAGGAGGATTTTTAGGTGATCTGGTTAAGTGGAACTTTGAGAAGTTTCTTGTGGACAAAAATGGTAAAGTTGTTGAGAGGTATCCACCAACAACGTCGCCTTTCCAAATAGAG AGGGATATTCAGAAACTTTTGGCAGCATAA